The genomic window CGAGGAAGCGACGCTTGAAGGCGTCGTAGATCGGCGCGTCGATGATCACGTTCCCGGCGCTGGTGCAGCGCTGCCCGCCGGTCCCGAACGCGCTGAACAACGCGCCGTGCACCGCGTTGTCGAGGTCCGCGTCGCGGAGGATGACGAGCGGGTTCTTACCGCCCAGCTCGAGCGTCGGGTGCAGCAGGTTACGGCCCGCGATCGCGCCGACCTCGCGCCCGACGCGGGTCGAGCCGGTGAAGGCGAACTTGTGGACGCGCCCCTCGTCCATCATCGAGATGAGGTGCTGCCCGGCGGCGTCCTTGCCGCCCCCGAACACGACGTTGACGACGCCGGCCGGCACGCCGGCCTCCTCGATGAGCCGCACGAAGGCGTACCCGGACGCGGGGGCGTCCTCGCTGGGCTTCCAGACGATCGTGTTGCCGGTGACGAGGGCCGGGATGATCTTCCAGGAGGGCACCGCGACCGGGAAGTTGCCGGCGGTGACGATGCCGACGACGCCCAACGGGCGGCGGTAGGTCGTCAGCTCCTTGTTCGGCATTTCGCTGGGGACCGTCTGGCCGTACAGGCGGCGGCCCTCGCTCTGGAAGAAGGCGCACGTGTCGATCGCCTCCTGCACCTCGCCGCGCGCCTCCTTGAGGGTCTTGCCCATCTCGCGCGACACGAGCCGCGAGAGGCTCTCCTTCTCGCGCTGGATGGCGCGCCCGATCGTACCGATCAGTTCCCCGCGGACCGGCGCCGGCACCGCCGACCAGGCGGGGAAGGCGTCGTTCGCCGCGTCGCAGGCGGCGCGCACCTCGTCCGGGCCGGCTTCGGGGAACACCCCGACGACGTCGTCGTGGCGGCTGCTGTTGCGGCTTTCGAAGGTCGTGGCGGAGGCGACGTCGCGCCCTCCGATGCGATGGGCGTAGGTGCGGGCCATGGCGTCCTCCTCGGGCGCGCCGCGGGGGCGCGCAGGCGCGTGTGGGGCGAGCCTTCGCCCCGGTGGGTTGGGCGGAGGCTAGCACGGCCGGTCCGACGGGCCCGCGGCCCACCCCCGCACGCGCGGAGGGGGCACGCGGCGAAACGCCGTCGCAGGCGGCGTCGCCGCGCAGAATCCCCGCAACATAATTTTTTTTATGTTATTCTCCAAACGTGGAGTGGAGGTTCTACGGACGCGACGAAGAACGGGATCTCGTCGGCCGGATGGTGGACCGCGAGCGCTGGTTCTTCGCGCGAATCACGGGGCGTCGCCGGATCGGCAAGACCGCCCTCGTGCGACACGTCCTCGAGCGTCGCCCGCGTCGCCCGGTGGTGTACGTCCAACTCCCCGATGCCGGCCCAACCGGCGTGCTGGCGGCCTTTCGCGATGCGCTCGACGTGTTCGACGTTCCCCACGACGTCGTGTCCGCCCCGACCACGCTCGTTGGCCTCGCCCAAGCGGTGCGTACCCTCGTCGAACACGGGTACGTCGTGGCCATCGACGAGTTCCAGTACGCCAATCGTGCCGCGATCGCCCCCCTGACCTCCCACGTACAGGCGGTCGTCGACGACCTGGCCGCCACGTCACGCCCGAACGTCGGCGGACTCATCGTGCTCGGGTCGATCCACGCGGACCTCGTCGCCCTCCTCGAGGATCGCCGCGCTCCACTCTACGCGCGCACCACCGACGAACTCGAACTCCACCACCTGGACGTCGCCAGCGTCCTCCGCATCCTCGCCGACCACGCCACGCCCGACCCCTACCGGTTGTTGTTCTTCTGGAACCTGTTCGAGGGGATCCCGAAGTTCTACCGGGACGCCTTCGAACAGGGCGTCCTCGCCGCCGACCGACGGGACGCTTTGTCGGCCCTCTTCTTCCGTTCGTCCTCTCCGCTGCGATCCGAAGCCGAACGGTGGTTCCTCGCCGAACTCCGTGGCCGGTACGACACGGTCCTGAAGTACGTCGCCCGCCATCCCGGGTGCACGCACGGCGACCTCGTCGATCACGTCCGCAGAACCGAAGCGGACGACAGCCGTCAGGTGGCAAGCTACCTGAAGGCGCTCGAGGAACGATTCGCCATGATCGAGCGACGCCACCCCATGTTCGCTTCTGCGAAGGCACGCAAGAGCCGCTACTACGTCCGCGACAATTTCCTCCGCAGTTGGCTAGGGGCTCTGCAAGCCCCCACGAGCGCCCTCGCGTTTCGCCCCGAAGCGGACCTCGTCGCGCGCGCCGACGACGCGCTGCGCAGAGTGGAGGGGTACGGTCTCGAGCGCTTGGTCCGGACGCTGTACGAGGAGCGCAGCCGGAAAGGGGTCGGCGATTTTCCGCTCGGCGAGGCGGTGGGAGGGTTCTGGAATCGCGGAGACGCGGACATCGATCTCGTCGCGACCCACGCCGACGAGCGCCGCCTCCGCGTCGGGACCGTCAAGCGAGACGCCGGACGCCTCCTTCCCAGCCTCGACGCCCTCCAGGCGAGCACAGACGCGCTCCTGAGGCGCGTCCCTCGCTACCGAGGATGGACGATCGAACCCGTCGCCGTGGCACCCATCGTCGATCGCGACCTTCGCGCGGCGCTCGAGGCACGCGGCGTCCGCGCCCAAGATCTCCACGACCTCACCCACGATCTCCTCTGACGAACCGGACGACGCCCCCGCCCCCCACCCGCCGGTATCGTTCACGCCATGCCGCTCGCCCCCAAACGCGTGACGATTCACGCCGTGCAGTTCGTCGGCACGAACGTCGAGATGACCTGGACGGTGGACCCGACGGACCTCGACGACGCGACCCCGGAGGCGGTCCTCCGGGAGCTCGACGCGCTCCTCGCGTCGAAGCTCCGCATCCACGCCGCCGACCCGACCGGCACGCTGGACGGCCACCCGCGCTTCAGCGTGATGGGCTCCCCCCTGGAGCGGTTGTGGCACAAGATCGGCCCGCCGATGACGCTCACGATGATCAAGCACGCCTCGGCGACGCTCGACCTCTCGGAGCAGAACCTCGTCCGGCAGGGGCAGGGCCTGATGCGGACGTACGGCGACGCGGACCCCGGTACCCCCTGGACGCCGTGGGACGCCGGGAAGCTCCTGGGGCTCCTGCTCGCCACGCCCACGCTGCACGCGCACGGCCCGGTGCGGGTGTTCGACGTCGCCGTCGAGGACGGGGCGTTCCCGCAGGCGATCCTGCCGACCTTCGAGGCCGATCAGGCGGCGGCGGGCGGCGTCCCGGTCGCGCTGCCGAGCGGGCTCCGCGACGCGTTGGCGTGAACCCCACCCCCACCCGGGAGCCCGGCGCCCGCGCGGCGGGTCAGCGGAAGCTGACGAGCGCCACGTAGTACGCGACGGTGAGCACCACCGGGAGGCCGGAGACGCCGACCGCGATCGCGTTCGCGTTCGCGAAGAAGGCGACCGCGGCGGCGGCGACCGCGGCGAAGGTGACGAACGGGTACGCCCAGAAGCCGGTCAGCCAGGCGCCCGACAGCTCCACCTGCGAAATGAGGCCGGCCCCGTTGCCGTACGCGAGGGCGGCGATGATCCAGAACAACAGGACGGCCATCGCCCCGCCGACGCCGGCGAGGAGGCCCAGGATGGCGCTGATGCGATCGATCTGCGGCATGCGCGGAGGATAGCACCCCCGCCCCCGACCGGCCGCACGGGGGGACGCTCGCCGTCGCACGCGCGGGCTACCGTGACGGCGTGTTCGGCCCGAGCCCCGCCCCCCCGTCCGCCTCGCCCCTCCGGTCTCCCCACGGGATCCGCGTCGCCGTCCCCCTCCTCGCCCTCGCGTTCGCTCTTGCGGCCTGCGAGATCGGCGCGCCGGCGCCCGACCCCGGTCGCCTGGAGGGCAGCGTCCGCTCCGCCCGCGTCATCG from Trueperaceae bacterium includes these protein-coding regions:
- a CDS encoding aldehyde dehydrogenase family protein, with product MARTYAHRIGGRDVASATTFESRNSSRHDDVVGVFPEAGPDEVRAACDAANDAFPAWSAVPAPVRGELIGTIGRAIQREKESLSRLVSREMGKTLKEARGEVQEAIDTCAFFQSEGRRLYGQTVPSEMPNKELTTYRRPLGVVGIVTAGNFPVAVPSWKIIPALVTGNTIVWKPSEDAPASGYAFVRLIEEAGVPAGVVNVVFGGGKDAAGQHLISMMDEGRVHKFAFTGSTRVGREVGAIAGRNLLHPTLELGGKNPLVILRDADLDNAVHGALFSAFGTGGQRCTSAGNVIIDAPIYDAFKRRFLEAVRDVKIGDPQLHEDVLYGPFINRRFYERWEEHYAWGAEDGATKLYGEGRITEGNAPAGWVGDPTTGYYGWPTVWEDVTPDMRQFREEIFGPTINLVKVDGVDEAIDVANAVDYGLSSAIYTQDREGAYAFKSRIEAGMTSINNTTNGAEAHMPFGGTKGSGNGTRESGMWVLEAYTWWHGVNDDVSGTLQLAQMDTGYVDPGDPVDVGDLF